From Panicum hallii strain FIL2 chromosome 2, PHallii_v3.1, whole genome shotgun sequence, a single genomic window includes:
- the LOC112882677 gene encoding uncharacterized protein LOC112882677 yields the protein MCCCPSKACCICTLIVLVLVAVGLVFGFGIYTRGFHKLTSNIHLDDRHPGGSFRAYGHFAPPPPY from the coding sequence ATGTGCTGCTGCCCGAGTAAGGCGTGCTGCATCTGCACGCTGATCGTGCTGGTGCTGGTCGCCGTCGGCCTCGTCTTCGGCTTCGGCATCTACACCCGCGGCTTCCACAAGCTCACCAGCAACATCCACCTCGACGATCGCCACCCCGGCGGCTCCTTCCGCGCCTACGGCCActtcgccccgccgccgccgtactGA
- the LOC112882415 gene encoding pentatricopeptide repeat-containing protein At3g24000, mitochondrial, translating to MRKHHKLLFQRLLPGRASKPYTSASHLATPAATAAIPAPSCLSALDLVDAGELAPTPRLYQSLITACARSRSLAGARAVHAHLSRSRLAADAFLLNSLVHLYCRCGAVSDARGVFDGMPGRDVVSWTSLIAGYAQNDMPAEAVALLPGMLEAGSKPNGFTFASLLKAAGACGERGVGEQIHALALKCSWDENVYVGSALLDMYARCGQMDMAVAVFDRLDSRNAVSWNALIAGFARKGEGENTLMTFAGMQRNAFEATHFTYSSVFSALAGIGALEQGKWVHAHMIKSGEKLTAFVGNTMLDMYAKSGSIIDARKVFDRVDQKDLVTWNTMLTAFAQYGLGKEAVAHFEEMRKCGIQLNHITFLSVLTACSHGGLVKEGKHYFNMMKDYNVEPEIDHYVSFVDLLGRAGLLNEALVFVFKMPMKPTAAVWGALLGACRMHKNAKIGQFAADHVFELDPDDTGPPVLLYNIYASTGKWDDAARVRKMMKATGVKKEPACSWVEIENSVHMFVADDDTHPNAAEIYRMWEEINMRIRKAGYIPNTEYVLLHINEQERATKLQYHSEKIALAFALINMPAGATIRIMKNIRICGDCHSAFNYVSKVFKREIIVRDTNRFHHFSNGSCSCGDYW from the coding sequence ATGAGAAAGCACCACAAGCTTCTCTTCCAGCGCCTTCTCCCCGGCCGGGCCAGCAAGCCCTACACCTCGGCCTCCCACCTCGCCACTCCCGCCGCCACCGCAGCCATCCCCGCGCCATCGTGCCTCAGCGCCCTCGACCTCGTGGACGCGGGGGAGCTCGCCCCGACCCCGCGCCTGTACCAGTCCCTCATCACCGCGTGCGCGCGGTCCAGGAGCCTtgccggcgcccgcgccgtcCACGCGCACCTGTCCCGCTCCCGTCTCGCTGCCGACGCCTTCCTCCTCAACTCGCTCGTCCACCTCTACTGCAGGTGCGGCGCCGTCTCGGACGCGCGCGGCGTGTTCGACGGGATGCCGGGCCGGGACGTGGTCTCCTGGACCTCGCTCATCGCCGGGTACGCGCAGAACGACATGCCGGCGGAGGCCGTTGCCCTGCTCCCCGGCATGCTCGAGGCGGGGTCCAAGCCCAACGGGTTCACGTTCGCCAGCCTCCTCAAGGCGGCCGGTGCCTGCGGTGAACGCGGGGTCGGGGAGCAGATACACGCGCTTGCCCTCAAGTGCAGCTGGGATGAGAATGTCTATGTGGGGAGCGCGCTTCTGGACATGTACGCGCGGTGTGGGCAGATGGACATGGCAGTTGCGGTGTTTGACCGGCTGGACTCGAGGAACGCGGTGTCTTGGAACGCACTGATTGCTGGGTTTGCAAGGAAGGGGGAAGGGGAGAACACGTTGATGACGTTTGcagggatgcagaggaatgcgTTTGAGGCGACACATTTTACGTACTCGAGCGTGTTCTCTGCCCTTGCTGGTATAGGTGCTCTTGAGCAGGGGAAATGGGTGCATGCACATATGATCAAGTCTGGAGAAAAACTGACTGCCTTTGTGGGAAACACAATGCTTGACATGTATGCAAAGTCTGGGAGCATCATTGATGCAAGAAAGGTGTTTGACCGTGTGGATCAGAAGGATCTAGTCACTTGGAACACGATGCTGACTGCGTTTGCACAGTACGGACTTGGAAAGGAAGCAGTTGCCCATTTTGAGGAGATGAGGAAATGTGGCATTCAGCTTAATCATATAACGTTCCTTTCAGTCTTGACTGCTTGTAGCCATGGAGGCCTGGTTAAGGAAGGAAAGCACTACTTTAACATGATGAAGGACTACAATGTGGAGCCTGAGATCGATCATTATGTTAGTTTTGTTGATCTGCTTGGTCGAGCTGGTTTACTGAATGAAGCTCTGGTCTTTGTCTTTAAAATGCCCATGAAACCAACAGCTGCTGTTTGGGGAGCCTTGCTTGGGGCATGCAGAATGCATAAGAACGCTAAAATAGGGCAATTTGCTGCTGATCATGTCTTTGAACTTGACCCAGATGATACTGGTCCACCTGTGCTGTTGTATAACATATATGCTTCCACAGGAAAGTGGGATGATGCAGCTAGAGTGAGGAAGATGATGAAGGCAACTGGTGTAAAGAAGGAGCCTGCATGCAGTTGGGTTGAGATTGAGAATTCGGTGCACATGTTTGTGGCAGATGATGATACCCATCCAAATGCAGCAGAGATATATAGGATGTGGGAAGAGATAAACATGAGGATTAGAAAAGCAGGATATATTCCCAATACAGAATATGTGCTTCTGCACATAAACGAACAAGAGAGGGCGACAAAGTTGCAGTACCATAGTGAGAAGATTGCACTTGCATTTGCACTGATCAACATGCCTGCAGGGGCAACGATTCGGATCATGAAGAACATTAGGATATGTGGGGATTGCCACTCTGCTTTCAATTATGTCTCCAAAGTTTTCAAGAGAGAGATTATTGTGAGGGACACTAATAGATTCCACCATTTCAGCAATGGTTCTTGTTCTTGTGGAGATTACTGGTGA